A genomic stretch from Candidatus Hydrogenedentota bacterium includes:
- a CDS encoding tetratricopeptide repeat protein — protein sequence MRRMLLASVGLAVLLAGCATTNEGPTSIGTAKAPAWSVKATPPEMQVAVSPAGKTLRVLGSSGIVLGASADAIVNAKFRKPIHDALEGYDAAGEFKNIIKAKLESVLGAELAEVAPMGSTAGAKSTDDVIKARYAGLAKNGQDALLDCVVRFGVYGSDGTLATKLDGKLVTLPDGHSLWDNTIVATTEPVLANAKLGDPTSRMGVNITNPEFTVDDEKMARWTADGGAVLKERFELAANAAASAMFVDLGLGDDALGHYTLGVLLMNEKKHKEAATHFEQALRLDPNLIDARNAHAVNMAHYGQVDDAIGVAKSLTESNPDYGPAWFNLAYWYAAEKKDGATAQPAYEKALSLGMPKDGKIEKAVNKSS from the coding sequence ATGCGCCGCATGCTTCTCGCTTCAGTTGGCCTCGCTGTGCTTCTCGCTGGATGCGCCACGACAAACGAAGGCCCAACGTCGATCGGCACCGCCAAAGCGCCTGCCTGGTCGGTGAAGGCGACGCCGCCGGAGATGCAAGTTGCGGTTTCGCCCGCGGGGAAGACGCTGCGTGTGTTGGGCTCGTCCGGTATTGTATTGGGCGCGAGCGCGGACGCCATCGTGAATGCGAAGTTCCGCAAACCGATCCACGATGCGCTCGAGGGCTACGACGCGGCCGGGGAATTCAAGAATATCATCAAGGCGAAGCTTGAGTCCGTATTGGGCGCGGAGTTGGCGGAAGTCGCGCCAATGGGATCGACCGCGGGCGCGAAATCGACGGACGACGTCATCAAAGCGCGGTATGCCGGCCTTGCAAAGAACGGCCAGGACGCGCTATTGGATTGCGTGGTGCGGTTCGGCGTCTACGGATCGGACGGCACGCTGGCGACGAAGCTCGATGGGAAATTGGTCACGCTGCCGGACGGCCACTCGCTATGGGACAACACAATCGTCGCGACGACCGAACCGGTGCTCGCGAATGCGAAACTCGGCGACCCCACCAGCCGCATGGGCGTGAACATTACCAACCCCGAGTTCACGGTCGATGACGAAAAGATGGCGCGCTGGACCGCGGACGGCGGGGCAGTGCTGAAGGAGCGGTTCGAGTTGGCCGCGAATGCCGCCGCGTCGGCGATGTTTGTAGACCTCGGACTCGGCGATGACGCGCTGGGGCACTACACGCTCGGCGTTTTGTTGATGAACGAGAAAAAACACAAGGAAGCGGCGACGCATTTCGAGCAGGCGCTGCGACTGGATCCAAACCTCATCGACGCGCGCAACGCGCACGCCGTCAACATGGCGCACTACGGCCAGGTCGATGACGCCATTGGCGTGGCCAAATCGCTGACCGAGTCGAATCCAGACTACGGCCCCGCGTGGTTCAACCTTGCCTACTGGTACGCAGCGGAGAAGAAGGACGGCGCAACGGCACAACCGGCATACGAAAAAGCGCTGTCGCTGGGCATGCCGAAAGACGGCAAGATCGAGAAGGCGGTCAATAAGTCATCGTAG
- the lpdA gene encoding dihydrolipoyl dehydrogenase, whose product MDACDVVVIGSGPGGYVAAIRAAQRGARVVVIEKDELGGVCLNWGCIPTKTLITSANLYHKLQHAEAFGLKAKAGGVDFAALRARKDDVIRKNKAGIRNLFKGHGIEVVNGTARVAAPGLIHVGKEEIRAGAIIIATGSSSAQLPGLETDGERVITSTEALELDATPKRVLVIGGGPIGAEFASIWNAFGSEVVLVEMMPNLLPLDDAENTKLLANIFKKRGIDVRTETTVKKLDRDKKAVRATLQGKHAGAVEVDLVLVGIGRKFHSDVVSETPGLGVALGNRGSILVNERMETNVAGIYAIGDVTGKTMLAHGASTEGIVAATNATGGDEVMDYRVVPACTFTSPEVASVGLTEAKAREAGYDVKVGRFSFMASGRAHAMGETDGMAKIVGDADTDEILGVHIIGAEAGELIASAALAMKLEATVEDLAHTIHTHPTLAETVMEAAEDYYGVGIHTPARKAKV is encoded by the coding sequence ATGGACGCATGTGACGTAGTAGTGATTGGCAGCGGCCCGGGCGGGTACGTCGCGGCGATACGCGCGGCCCAGCGCGGTGCGCGCGTCGTCGTGATCGAGAAGGACGAGTTGGGCGGTGTGTGCCTGAACTGGGGTTGCATTCCAACGAAGACCCTCATCACCAGCGCGAATTTATACCATAAATTGCAGCACGCCGAAGCGTTCGGCCTGAAGGCGAAGGCAGGCGGCGTAGATTTCGCGGCCCTGCGCGCGCGCAAGGACGACGTTATCAGGAAGAACAAGGCGGGCATTCGCAACTTATTCAAGGGCCACGGGATTGAAGTTGTCAACGGCACAGCGCGCGTTGCCGCGCCGGGACTCATTCACGTCGGCAAGGAAGAGATTCGCGCAGGCGCGATCATAATCGCCACGGGCAGTTCGTCCGCGCAGTTGCCCGGCCTCGAGACGGATGGCGAGCGCGTTATTACCAGTACGGAAGCGCTCGAACTCGATGCCACGCCCAAGCGTGTGCTCGTGATTGGCGGCGGCCCAATAGGCGCTGAGTTTGCCTCGATATGGAATGCGTTCGGTTCGGAAGTGGTGCTCGTCGAAATGATGCCGAATCTCTTGCCGTTGGACGATGCCGAGAATACGAAATTGCTGGCCAACATCTTCAAGAAACGCGGTATCGACGTGCGTACTGAGACGACGGTGAAGAAACTCGACCGTGACAAGAAGGCCGTCCGCGCCACGCTGCAAGGCAAGCATGCGGGTGCGGTGGAGGTCGATTTGGTGCTCGTGGGAATCGGGAGAAAATTTCATTCCGACGTCGTTTCCGAAACCCCGGGGCTTGGCGTGGCGCTTGGGAACCGCGGCTCGATTCTCGTCAACGAGCGTATGGAAACGAATGTCGCGGGCATTTACGCGATCGGCGATGTGACTGGCAAGACCATGCTCGCCCACGGCGCCAGCACGGAGGGTATCGTAGCGGCGACGAACGCGACGGGGGGCGACGAAGTCATGGACTACCGTGTCGTTCCAGCGTGCACGTTCACTTCCCCGGAAGTAGCCAGCGTGGGACTGACCGAAGCCAAGGCGCGCGAGGCGGGATACGACGTGAAGGTTGGCCGCTTCAGCTTCATGGCGAGTGGTCGCGCGCATGCGATGGGCGAAACCGACGGCATGGCGAAAATCGTTGGGGATGCGGACACGGATGAAATTCTCGGCGTTCATATTATCGGCGCGGAGGCAGGCGAGCTGATCGCGTCGGCGGCGCTCGCGATGAAGCTCGAAGCGACCGTCGAGGATTTGGCGCACACCATCCACACGCACCCGACGCTCGCGGAGACGGTCATGGAAGCGGCCGAAGACTACTACGGCGTCGGTATTCATACGCCCGCGCGCAAAGCGAAGGTTTGA
- a CDS encoding 2-oxo acid dehydrogenase subunit E2, which translates to MHEVKLPQLGQSVEEASIVRWFKNEGDVVAKGEPLLAVQTDKAEIECESPASGTLRKILLPSDVTVPVMTVIALVGEADEPLPDLAKYGNMAGAPPALVGEVAKPAEAPKPAAATATQPPDASGRAVSPRARRAAEALHVNPNVVPGTGVGGRVMEADVKAYAASVNATPTAKRQAAASGVDIARVAGSGPRGRVTKADVSGARPAVPAIPAGETRRLPLTPMRRIIAQRMADSKFGAPHYYVTVEVDMANAVALRKGLPWKPSFNDIVMRATALALVQFPAVNARWQGDAIEEMGDVNLGFAVAMPTGLIVPVVRGAQAKSLQDISAECKALTDKARTGKLLPDDYAGNTFTISNLGGFGVDHFTAIINQPDSAILAVGQIKDRPVAIDGGIHIRPIMKMTLSSDHRVIDGALAAQFMGHLKSLLEEARL; encoded by the coding sequence ATGCACGAAGTTAAGTTGCCCCAGTTGGGTCAGTCTGTTGAAGAGGCCTCCATTGTCCGGTGGTTCAAGAACGAAGGCGACGTCGTAGCCAAGGGTGAGCCGTTATTGGCGGTCCAAACGGACAAGGCCGAGATCGAATGCGAATCCCCCGCCAGCGGTACGCTGCGTAAGATTTTGCTCCCTAGCGACGTGACTGTCCCGGTAATGACCGTTATCGCGCTGGTTGGGGAAGCCGACGAACCGCTGCCAGACTTGGCGAAATATGGAAATATGGCGGGGGCGCCTCCCGCGTTGGTGGGCGAGGTAGCGAAACCTGCAGAAGCTCCCAAGCCGGCAGCCGCAACGGCCACGCAACCGCCCGATGCGAGTGGCCGGGCAGTTTCGCCGCGTGCGCGCCGTGCCGCCGAGGCGCTGCACGTCAATCCGAACGTGGTGCCCGGCACCGGGGTTGGCGGGCGCGTGATGGAGGCGGACGTGAAGGCCTATGCCGCATCGGTAAACGCTACGCCGACGGCGAAGCGCCAGGCCGCGGCCTCGGGCGTGGACATCGCGCGCGTCGCGGGTTCGGGGCCGCGCGGAAGGGTCACGAAGGCGGACGTGTCGGGGGCGCGCCCCGCCGTTCCGGCGATCCCTGCGGGCGAAACGCGCCGCCTACCGCTGACGCCAATGCGGCGCATCATTGCGCAACGCATGGCGGACAGCAAATTCGGCGCGCCGCATTATTACGTTACGGTCGAGGTCGATATGGCGAACGCGGTGGCGTTGCGCAAGGGGCTGCCGTGGAAACCGTCGTTCAACGACATCGTCATGCGCGCGACCGCACTGGCGCTCGTCCAGTTCCCCGCGGTGAACGCGCGTTGGCAGGGCGACGCCATCGAGGAGATGGGGGACGTCAACCTTGGGTTTGCGGTAGCTATGCCGACCGGGCTTATCGTGCCCGTCGTGCGCGGCGCGCAAGCGAAGTCTTTGCAGGACATATCGGCCGAGTGCAAGGCGCTTACGGATAAAGCGCGCACGGGAAAGCTGTTGCCGGACGACTACGCAGGAAACACGTTTACGATCTCAAACCTTGGAGGTTTCGGCGTAGACCATTTCACGGCGATCATCAATCAGCCTGACAGCGCCATCCTTGCCGTCGGCCAGATCAAGGATCGTCCAGTGGCGATCGATGGTGGAATACATATCCGCCCAATCATGAAGATGACCCTCTCTTCGGATCATCGCGTCATCGATGGAGCCCTCGCCGCGCAGTTCATGGGACATTTGAAGAGCTTGCTCGAGGAAGCGCGGCTTTAG
- a CDS encoding mannitol-1-phosphate 5-dehydrogenase, translating into MRKAVQFGAGNIGRGFLGQLFYESGYETTFVDVADALVAGLNDRHSYPLRILDDVSYTMCIENVRAVHATKTDAVAKALAGAEIAATAVGVPVLPKIAHLIAAGIEQRFADFNATPLNVIVCENLLDAGPYLREQVRGHLSPTFHAVLDEKVGFVEASIGRMVPVMTETQRQEDPLLVCVEEYCHLPVDKDGFKGPIPELKNLQPRDNFAGYVERKLFVHNAGHAVAAYLGYLKGYEYIWQAVGDPAVRTEIETALAESCEGLARKHGMDVQALRKHTDDLLRRFGNRLLGDQVERVARDPIRKLGPRDRLIGAATMCLEQGVSPLNLAFAAAAAIRYDHPSDPAAQSIQERLAREGLSGVLREVCTLDPDSILGCLVASGIRRLDAEGWIRA; encoded by the coding sequence ATGAGAAAGGCTGTCCAGTTCGGCGCGGGTAACATCGGCCGAGGTTTCCTGGGCCAGCTCTTCTACGAGTCGGGTTACGAAACGACCTTCGTCGATGTTGCCGACGCGTTGGTGGCCGGCCTGAACGACCGCCATAGCTACCCGCTGCGCATTCTCGATGACGTGAGTTACACGATGTGCATCGAAAACGTGCGCGCGGTTCACGCAACGAAGACGGATGCCGTGGCCAAGGCCCTTGCCGGGGCCGAAATCGCGGCGACGGCGGTGGGTGTACCCGTTTTGCCGAAGATAGCGCACCTCATTGCGGCGGGCATCGAACAGCGTTTCGCCGACTTCAATGCCACCCCGCTGAACGTAATCGTCTGCGAGAACCTTCTGGATGCGGGACCGTATTTGCGCGAGCAGGTGCGGGGTCACCTCTCCCCCACCTTCCACGCCGTGCTGGACGAGAAGGTCGGGTTCGTCGAGGCGAGCATCGGCCGCATGGTGCCCGTCATGACGGAGACGCAGCGGCAGGAGGACCCGCTGTTGGTGTGTGTCGAGGAGTACTGCCATTTGCCGGTGGATAAAGATGGCTTCAAGGGCCCAATCCCCGAATTGAAGAACCTTCAGCCGCGCGATAATTTCGCGGGTTACGTCGAGCGCAAGCTATTCGTCCACAACGCAGGGCACGCCGTCGCTGCCTACCTCGGCTACCTCAAAGGTTACGAGTACATCTGGCAAGCGGTCGGCGACCCGGCGGTCAGAACTGAGATCGAAACTGCACTGGCTGAATCCTGCGAAGGGCTGGCACGGAAGCACGGGATGGATGTCCAAGCCCTCCGAAAGCATACGGACGACCTGCTTCGCCGCTTTGGAAATCGCCTTCTCGGCGACCAAGTCGAGCGCGTCGCACGCGACCCGATTCGAAAGTTGGGGCCACGGGACCGGCTAATCGGGGCGGCAACCATGTGTCTGGAGCAGGGAGTCTCGCCGCTCAATCTCGCGTTTGCAGCCGCCGCCGCGATTCGGTACGATCATCCGTCCGATCCGGCCGCGCAATCCATTCAGGAACGCCTTGCACGAGAGGGACTTAGCGGGGTCTTGCGAGAGGTATGCACGTTAGATCCGGATTCCATTCTCGGATGCCTCGTCGCCAGTGGGATTCGCAGGCTGGATGCAGAAGGCTGGATTCGCGCCTGA
- a CDS encoding class I SAM-dependent methyltransferase, which produces MKTRESGMPEEAMWDSFFDPESILAALALDSRCVNVVEFGCGYGTFTIPAANVVSGTVFALDIEPEMIQATEQRAVRFGVTNVRVLRRDFVEEGTGLPDGCVDYAMLFNILHCEEPSRLLREAHRVLAAKGKLGIIHWRSDIPTPRGPSLDIRPTPDDCANWAAQAGFDRLEGETILIPPYHFGIVLEKGRRIEECA; this is translated from the coding sequence ATGAAGACACGTGAAAGCGGTATGCCCGAAGAGGCGATGTGGGACTCCTTCTTCGATCCCGAGTCGATACTTGCCGCGCTGGCGTTAGACTCGCGATGCGTTAACGTCGTGGAGTTTGGCTGCGGGTATGGTACGTTCACGATTCCCGCGGCGAATGTCGTATCGGGTACTGTCTTCGCGCTCGACATCGAACCCGAGATGATTCAGGCAACTGAGCAGCGCGCGGTGCGGTTTGGCGTCACAAACGTGCGCGTGCTGCGGCGAGACTTCGTCGAAGAAGGAACGGGACTGCCCGACGGGTGCGTGGACTACGCAATGCTATTCAATATCCTTCACTGTGAAGAACCGAGCAGACTGCTGCGCGAGGCGCATCGCGTGCTGGCCGCGAAAGGGAAGCTGGGCATTATCCACTGGAGGTCCGATATCCCTACCCCGCGCGGGCCATCGTTGGACATCCGACCCACGCCTGACGATTGCGCGAATTGGGCAGCACAGGCCGGTTTCGACCGCCTGGAGGGCGAAACCATCCTTATACCGCCATACCACTTCGGAATCGTGCTTGAAAAGGGCCGCCGCATCGAGGAGTGTGCATGA
- a CDS encoding inositol monophosphatase produces MREREFIQSTLDDMAIFVRSKYAMRDGMRISTKREANDLLTEVDLAVQEEIVGRIQEEFPHDAIYGEEAGMNEVPADPDGRTWLIDPIDGTQNFVRGLFPAFGISLGFAEQGRPVVGGVAVPGRGELYLAEKGGGAFRNGERIVVSDVGGLASARAEVDFSGPWDREEILHRFSRLMVEIGQVRCHCAAVIGLCSIATADMDAYVHVALNPFDYAAAMIIVEEAGGRVTRLNGGPIHLFDGGRGVLASNGLLHDSLRSIIV; encoded by the coding sequence ATGCGTGAACGTGAATTTATACAGTCTACCCTGGACGACATGGCGATATTCGTCCGCTCGAAGTATGCCATGCGGGACGGAATGCGCATTTCGACAAAACGGGAAGCCAACGACCTCCTGACCGAGGTCGATTTGGCCGTCCAAGAGGAAATCGTCGGGCGGATTCAGGAAGAGTTTCCACACGACGCGATCTACGGCGAGGAAGCGGGCATGAACGAAGTGCCAGCCGACCCGGACGGCCGTACGTGGCTCATCGATCCCATAGACGGTACACAGAATTTCGTCCGCGGACTCTTTCCCGCATTTGGCATTTCACTGGGCTTTGCCGAGCAGGGACGCCCCGTGGTTGGCGGCGTGGCCGTGCCGGGCCGGGGTGAGCTTTACCTGGCGGAAAAGGGAGGTGGCGCATTCCGCAACGGTGAGCGGATCGTGGTGTCCGACGTGGGCGGATTGGCAAGTGCACGGGCGGAGGTCGATTTCTCGGGACCCTGGGACCGGGAAGAGATTCTACATCGGTTCTCGAGGCTCATGGTCGAAATTGGACAGGTCCGATGCCATTGTGCAGCCGTCATCGGGCTATGCTCGATCGCCACCGCGGACATGGACGCGTACGTCCACGTCGCGTTGAACCCATTTGACTACGCGGCCGCGATGATCATCGTCGAGGAGGCAGGCGGAAGGGTGACCCGGCTGAATGGCGGCCCCATACACCTTTTCGACGGCGGGCGCGGCGTGCTGGCGAGTAACGGATTGCTGCACGACTCGCTGCGCTCGATAATTGTTTGA
- the moaA gene encoding GTP 3',8-cyclase MoaA, producing MAVIEQTRPVVDSLTRPLHDLRISVTDKCNLRCTYCMPADHYHDSYEFLTRAELLSFEEIARVARLFVQAGVSKLRITGGEPLLRKDLPVLIAMLREIPGVMDLALTTNGILLPQLADALKVAGLDRVTVSLDSLDDEVFKRMNGRNVSVQTVLDGIRAAEDAGLGPIKINTVVQRGVNEDGVLALAQRFRGTGAVLRFIEYMDVGNCNGWREDAVVTSRSVRDRIAAQYPLLPLGANYHGEVAERYRYADGTGEIGFISSVSQPFCGSCTRARLSADGQVFTCLFASRGTDLRTALRNGGSDEDLNGILYEVWKRRRDRYSELRADAQHSHTAVRKVEMYHIGG from the coding sequence GTGGCCGTAATCGAACAAACCAGACCTGTCGTCGATTCGCTGACGCGTCCGCTGCACGACCTGCGGATTTCCGTCACGGACAAGTGCAACCTCCGCTGTACCTACTGCATGCCGGCCGACCACTACCACGACAGCTACGAATTCCTGACGCGGGCGGAACTGCTCAGTTTCGAAGAAATCGCGCGGGTCGCACGACTGTTTGTCCAGGCGGGCGTATCCAAATTGCGGATCACCGGCGGTGAGCCTCTCTTGCGAAAGGATCTGCCGGTTCTGATCGCAATGCTGCGCGAAATCCCCGGCGTGATGGACTTGGCGCTGACGACAAATGGAATTCTCCTGCCGCAACTGGCGGACGCACTAAAGGTCGCCGGGTTGGACCGTGTGACGGTGAGCCTCGATTCGCTCGATGACGAGGTTTTCAAGCGGATGAACGGGCGCAATGTTAGCGTTCAAACCGTACTCGACGGAATTCGTGCCGCGGAGGACGCAGGTCTGGGGCCTATCAAGATCAACACCGTCGTCCAGCGCGGCGTCAACGAGGACGGTGTGCTGGCGCTCGCGCAGCGCTTCCGGGGTACGGGCGCCGTGCTCCGGTTTATCGAATACATGGACGTAGGCAACTGCAACGGCTGGCGCGAAGATGCGGTCGTGACATCCCGCTCTGTGCGCGACCGGATTGCGGCGCAGTATCCCCTGCTTCCGCTGGGCGCAAACTACCACGGCGAAGTCGCCGAACGGTATCGTTACGCCGATGGAACAGGCGAGATCGGATTCATCTCGTCCGTGAGCCAGCCGTTTTGCGGGTCGTGCACACGCGCGCGTTTGTCCGCCGACGGCCAAGTGTTTACGTGCTTATTCGCGTCGCGCGGCACAGATTTGAGAACTGCATTGAGGAACGGCGGTTCGGACGAGGACCTGAACGGTATATTGTACGAGGTGTGGAAGCGGCGGCGCGACCGGTACTCAGAGCTTCGCGCGGACGCACAGCATTCGCATACGGCGGTACGAAAAGTCGAAATGTACCATATCGGAGGTTAA
- the moaC gene encoding cyclic pyranopterin monophosphate synthase MoaC, with protein MLSHVDENNQPKMVNVAEKPITRRTAKARAVVALPPAIAAEFLNGELVTKKGPVLQTAIVAGVMAAKRTSELIPLCHPLGLDDCKVSVEFDGQSCLVVTCEAVVHARTGVEMEALTGASIAALTVYDMCKALSHDITIQEVALISKTGGKSDYGL; from the coding sequence ATGCTCTCGCATGTCGATGAGAATAACCAGCCCAAAATGGTAAACGTCGCCGAGAAGCCGATAACGCGGCGTACCGCCAAAGCGCGCGCAGTCGTAGCCTTGCCGCCGGCCATCGCCGCGGAGTTTCTCAACGGAGAGTTGGTGACGAAGAAGGGCCCCGTGCTCCAAACGGCCATCGTGGCGGGCGTCATGGCTGCCAAGCGCACATCGGAACTGATTCCACTCTGCCACCCATTGGGGCTGGATGACTGTAAAGTCTCTGTGGAATTTGACGGTCAAAGTTGCCTGGTCGTGACTTGTGAAGCAGTCGTCCACGCCCGGACCGGCGTCGAGATGGAAGCCCTGACGGGGGCGTCCATAGCCGCCCTCACGGTCTACGACATGTGCAAGGCCCTATCTCACGACATCACAATTCAGGAGGTTGCATTGATATCAAAAACCGGCGGGAAAAGCGACTATGGGTTGTAG
- a CDS encoding NTP transferase domain-containing protein: protein MAKLVWVDDGEVPKYQNVLAYVGSAPSCRVLPPGATYFTEDQTLALKQRIESYFDEVIESIPLYGLVLTGGKSTRMGLDKAALDYHGRPQVRHCFDLLSALCDKVFVSLRSEQSGEATYRDFPQIHDTFLGYGPLGGILSAQKAHPHAAWLVLACDLPAVTPDTLEYLCAERNPFKLATAYTSANDGFPEPLCAIYEPKSIFRLMSFLALGYHCPRKVLINSDTWLIRLPDVHALDNANSPDEREALLESISKHAGTP, encoded by the coding sequence ATGGCGAAATTGGTGTGGGTGGACGATGGGGAAGTTCCGAAATACCAAAACGTGCTCGCATACGTCGGGTCCGCTCCGTCGTGCCGAGTGCTTCCCCCTGGCGCGACGTACTTCACCGAAGATCAAACCCTTGCGCTGAAACAGCGGATTGAGTCGTACTTCGACGAGGTCATCGAGTCGATTCCGCTCTACGGCCTCGTGCTCACGGGTGGAAAGAGCACCCGGATGGGGTTGGATAAGGCAGCCCTGGATTATCACGGCCGACCGCAGGTTCGGCACTGCTTCGACCTCCTGAGCGCGTTGTGCGATAAGGTGTTCGTATCGCTACGGTCGGAACAAAGTGGAGAAGCCACATACCGGGATTTTCCGCAGATTCACGATACCTTCCTCGGGTACGGGCCGTTGGGAGGTATTCTCTCTGCCCAGAAGGCGCATCCGCATGCCGCATGGCTGGTGCTTGCGTGCGACCTCCCGGCTGTTACGCCGGACACGCTCGAATATCTCTGCGCCGAACGCAATCCCTTCAAACTTGCTACGGCGTATACGAGCGCAAACGACGGCTTTCCAGAGCCCCTATGCGCCATCTACGAACCCAAAAGCATCTTCCGGCTGATGAGCTTTCTTGCCCTGGGCTACCATTGCCCGCGCAAAGTGCTCATCAATTCCGATACATGGCTGATCAGGTTGCCGGACGTTCATGCGCTGGATAACGCCAACTCGCCGGACGAGCGCGAGGCGCTGCTCGAGTCTATCTCGAAACATGCCGGTACCCCATGA